In Phaseolus vulgaris cultivar G19833 chromosome 10, P. vulgaris v2.0, whole genome shotgun sequence, a single genomic region encodes these proteins:
- the LOC137815470 gene encoding uncharacterized protein — translation MVHRALVDQGSSADVMFWPTFEKLQLSPDQLRPYGGCLYDFAGDQVEVREYIELRTTFTNGATWRTEKIRYLIVNAPSAYNILLGRPTLNKIGVVPSTRHMKVKLPSMEGVVVTIRSDQKEAKKCYENSLKNRRSVCHVTTTPPPGVETEQENRRVVDAALEVVTEGDVTMEDVEARSESAARVEEERNCLEIARESGIARALIASEKRPRPVVDWLEKEIDNKTFKLGKTLDSETQGQIAKVIGRHLDAFAWSTSDMSGIDPDFLCHCLAMDPQVKPREAGKFLGFLLTERGIEANPDKCAAILAMRSPATVKEVQQLAGWMAALSRFVSASGVVGVRH, via the exons ATGGTTCATCGGGCTTTGgtcgaccaagggagctcggcagatgtgatgttttggccgactttcgaaAAGTTACAGTTATCTCCAgaccagctgaggccatatgggggtTGCTTATACGATTTTGCGGGtgatcaagtggaggtcagggagTACATTGAGTTAAGAACGACGTTCACAAATGGAGCGACCTGGCGcacagagaagatcaggtaccttatcgtgaatgctccctcagcatacaatatcttgttgggaagaccaacactcaacaagataggagttgtgccctccacgaggcacatgaaggtcaagttaccttcaatggagggggtggtcGTCACCATCCGCTCTGAtcaaaaggaggcaaagaagtgttacgaaaacagcctcaagaacaggcGATCAGTGTGCCATGTTACCACAACGCCACCCCCTGGTGTGGAGACTGAGCAGGAAAACCGGCGAGTTGTGGATGCAGCACTGGAGGTGGTCACCGAGGGAGATGTGACAATGGAGGATGTCGAGGCGAGGTCCGAGAGCGCCGCTCGGGTGGAGGAAGAGAGAAACTGCCTGGAGATCGCCAGGGAGTCAGGTATTGCGAGAGCACTGATCGCTAGCGAGAAGAGGCCTCGGCCGGTTGTGGATTGGCTTGAGAAGGAGATCGACAACAAAACATTTAAGCTGGGGAAGACCCTAGATAGCGAGACGCAAggccagatcgccaaggtgataggcaGACATCTGGATGCATTTGCATGGTCTACCTCGGATATGTCGGGAATTGACCCTGATTTCTTGTGTCATTGTTTAGCAATGGACCCTCAAGTCAAGCCG CGTGAGGCGGGAAAGTTTttaggttttctcttgactgaaagaggaattgaagcaaatcctgataaatgtgctgccatcttggcgatgaggagccctgctactgttaaggaggtgcagcagcttgcAGGttggatggccgccctgtcacGATTCGTGTCTGCTAGTGGagttgtcggagttcgacattga